In a single window of the Amycolatopsis sp. cg5 genome:
- a CDS encoding class I SAM-dependent methyltransferase produces the protein MRWFTRPTPSSRSSRKADVLPSPNIWYYPKAYEIENRAQDVDGEIWRVLAESAGWQGKDVLDVGCGDGFHLPRFAEGAKSVLGVEPHEPLVERALARVRELASVNVLRGCAQALPVADASVDVVHARTAYFFGPGCDPGLLEAERVLRPGGVFAIVDLDVSRAPYGDWMRADLPDYDPVAVERFFEAAGFGCRRVETRWRFDDAEDMKAVLKIEFSAAVAERAIAEVLRANDSSGPVTLPVSYRVHVRRKPTGLVLPRHSASASDSSSAAPRMP, from the coding sequence CGCAAGGCGGATGTCTTGCCGAGCCCGAATATCTGGTACTACCCGAAGGCCTACGAGATCGAGAACCGCGCGCAGGACGTGGACGGGGAGATCTGGCGGGTGCTGGCGGAATCCGCCGGGTGGCAGGGCAAGGACGTGCTCGACGTCGGCTGCGGCGACGGCTTCCATCTGCCGCGGTTCGCCGAAGGGGCCAAGTCGGTGCTGGGGGTCGAGCCACACGAGCCGCTCGTCGAGCGCGCCTTGGCGCGGGTGAGGGAACTCGCCTCGGTGAATGTGCTCCGCGGGTGCGCCCAGGCGCTGCCGGTGGCCGACGCGAGCGTCGACGTCGTGCACGCGCGGACGGCGTACTTCTTCGGCCCCGGTTGCGATCCGGGGCTGCTGGAGGCGGAGCGGGTGCTGCGGCCGGGTGGCGTGTTCGCCATCGTCGACCTGGATGTCAGCCGTGCCCCCTACGGCGACTGGATGCGGGCGGACCTGCCCGACTACGACCCGGTGGCCGTCGAGCGCTTCTTCGAGGCGGCCGGTTTCGGCTGCCGCCGGGTGGAAACCCGCTGGCGCTTCGACGACGCCGAGGACATGAAGGCCGTGCTCAAGATCGAGTTCAGCGCGGCCGTCGCCGAACGTGCGATCGCGGAGGTATTACGGGCCAACGATTCGAGCGGCCCGGTGACGCTGCCGGTGAGCTATCGCGTGCATGTGCGGCGAAAGCCCACCGGCCTCGTCCTCCCGCGTCACTCGGCTTCGGCTTCGGATTCGTCGTCCGCCGCGCCGAGGATGCCGTAG